A genomic stretch from Edaphobacter aggregans includes:
- a CDS encoding choice-of-anchor D domain-containing protein, with the protein MTKTKFALRLLLAGLCTLASATLAAQNTQQLVFTGLRSVASQGQFNAVQTDTSGNLYLLLDQKDGVRLLKTDPTATNILAQAQIGATGDIGLALALDPTGNLYVTGTTTSGSLATTSGVAFPARADTSTNSFIAKFDPSLNPLFVTYTGSGRTAVTSIAATADAVFITGSTFSTTLPVTPSGIIQSPTSGSFQNGFVEKFNTTGTTLLYATYLSALNGDTAPSAIAADSSDNAYIAGYTTSTGYPTLNALVPEIIATPPSTTSGFLTKLTPAGDGIVFSTFIPGTGITSLTLDPTAQNLLLSGTIALGQFPIASVPMPLVNTTYQSVIRIPLDGTTVLASTVAAPGTQSTITPAPSGAAWIAGPLTTPLLPIQTLSNFGNAYALRVTAQSTVDQTLRFGGLPTSNPAYSSAPATLTSVAVDQTGQPIFAGSAAPTTSSSLLTTQTYDLPLYNSPTTALPSTLHNAVLASGTCNGSACAGSAAFLSKLNPTTSAPSLALSTDASPNITLRNLGSATATDLQITTTEFTTSTTCSTTLPPASDCDIVLTGTGPGSITAQASNATTQTITVPAITATANPIVLTPKELDFGIQTSTSPATTRTITITNLGTQTKTFASNLQAIGTPPYTITQSASDCPLATSTTKSLDPGATCHITLSLTTSSVATNDGPIQANWTIGTGAVLLTAYSQAASLSASASEIDFCTQYTPASTPNLNLPRYLYLSNNSAASIPHTPVTLPASSPFTLTDSCPTQLDPHTICQIKLTYSSPQTSTDSTTLTLDQGITVLITGKTIPQPGATGSTTNPNLSVTPASLTFPNAVLVTSTSSAPQNVTIANTGTQPFTLSLTLTGDFTDTNNCPSILTAGTICTVSLTFAPSQPGTRQGLLTVSTGAGTTPAYVTLTGTATAILTANNGTVDFGSVIIGQPSVLWYKIAQPFSQFSATTSTPDFTAILVEDIGYGHGQPPTTAFSTTVTGTCTNCWLGLQFIPSSTSLETANLTLTSATGGNPYALNLTGTGLALTGLLLTPASNDFGPIPIGSTSAPALFTLTNATPSPITLNSTTATGDFALSTAASAGAPCTGTLAPNASCNIQIVFTPSITSTRTGNLTLDTSYGPVTSDLTGFGSPNTGLALNPTSLIFNNVPGPAATQQTITLANTGLYTLQIGTPTNTNTSFTPTSACTTLAAGAVCSIAVTFTPASAYVNDTLSIPVTSAAPGNPTNTYTVPLSSTYTTQNTGLQITPTQTNYGPTPDSTLGLTRQFTINNLTAKSLTLALALPRQFILASPPCAALAPNASCDFSVTFLPLTNGDITGTLFAQATPTDGTPALNGLAYVEGYGTGTGTLAITGPISPGNLVNFGQVTSGQSATQTLTLTNTGAAPITVRRITSGWPFLATSTCGLTLTQNQSCTVTLTYTPLNQQATGTPSPQRNNDAGALIIESDALSSPDVLDLTGEAAPLLVSSPTNTAPLISFVASQSSLTFAPTGVGNASTPQTLTLANTGTTTIHITALQSTPDFTVTSTCATLLPGASCPITVSFTPQLPGTRIAALEITSDSTTPLEFISLLGNATPAIITFSPTSLDFGTVLVGTTSQLPIQITNNSTTPATFTSLTATGDYAVTGNCPTANNTLAPNTSCTAQVIFTPTTTGTRSGTLSLSNSLTTLPLTVQLTGIGAQSHLQIAPSTLTFASLAVGSSANLTLTLSNTGTATLTNIALSITGDYAVTTPCGLTKLAPGISCAVTITFTPTTTGARTGALTITSTDQSSPATIPLTGTGIANGTFTLTVNGAAASTATVKSGEPANYSLTLTPQNTFSGTVVLNCTPINPGQYATCSLLPSNITLDGAAQNAVATINTVTEVTTSANHPDHNPNTRTTPSLLCLLPAALLFFWRARHRTAKVTRTLLLLTLLTVTTLLSSSCGSGGSVNSNNTNPNLRYTPPGTYQYQVTATSTTGIQITQTVTLNLIVTTQ; encoded by the coding sequence ATGACGAAGACCAAGTTCGCGCTCCGACTCCTCCTCGCCGGCCTCTGCACCCTCGCCTCCGCAACCCTGGCAGCCCAGAACACCCAACAACTCGTCTTCACCGGCCTCCGCTCCGTCGCCAGTCAGGGTCAGTTCAACGCCGTCCAGACTGACACCTCAGGCAACCTCTATCTCCTCCTCGATCAAAAAGACGGCGTCCGCCTCCTCAAGACCGACCCCACCGCCACCAACATCCTCGCCCAGGCCCAAATCGGGGCCACCGGAGACATCGGCCTCGCCCTGGCCCTCGATCCCACCGGAAACCTCTACGTTACCGGAACCACCACCTCCGGCTCGCTCGCCACCACCTCAGGCGTAGCCTTCCCCGCGCGCGCCGATACCTCCACCAACTCCTTCATCGCCAAATTCGACCCTAGCCTCAACCCCCTCTTCGTCACCTACACCGGCAGCGGACGCACCGCCGTAACCTCCATCGCAGCCACCGCCGACGCAGTCTTCATCACCGGAAGCACCTTCAGCACCACCCTCCCCGTCACTCCTTCCGGCATCATCCAGTCCCCCACCTCCGGCAGCTTCCAAAACGGCTTCGTCGAAAAGTTCAACACCACCGGCACCACTCTCCTCTACGCCACCTATCTCAGCGCCCTCAACGGAGACACCGCCCCCTCCGCCATCGCCGCCGACTCCAGCGACAACGCCTACATCGCCGGATACACCACCTCCACCGGCTACCCCACTCTCAACGCCCTCGTCCCTGAAATCATCGCCACCCCACCCAGCACAACCTCCGGCTTCCTCACCAAGCTCACCCCCGCAGGCGATGGCATCGTCTTTTCCACCTTCATCCCCGGAACCGGCATCACCTCCCTCACCCTCGACCCCACCGCCCAAAACCTCCTCCTCTCTGGAACCATCGCCCTCGGCCAGTTCCCCATCGCCAGCGTGCCGATGCCGCTGGTCAATACCACCTACCAAAGCGTCATTCGAATTCCCCTCGACGGCACCACCGTACTCGCCTCAACCGTCGCCGCCCCCGGAACCCAATCCACCATAACCCCCGCACCCAGCGGAGCAGCCTGGATCGCCGGCCCCCTAACCACTCCTCTACTCCCCATCCAAACCCTCTCTAACTTCGGCAACGCCTACGCCCTCCGCGTCACCGCCCAAAGCACGGTCGACCAAACCCTCCGCTTCGGAGGCCTACCCACCAGCAATCCCGCTTACTCAAGCGCCCCCGCCACCCTCACCTCAGTAGCCGTTGACCAAACCGGCCAACCCATCTTCGCCGGAAGCGCAGCCCCCACCACCAGCTCCAGCCTCCTCACCACCCAAACCTACGACCTACCTCTCTACAACTCCCCCACTACAGCACTCCCCTCGACCCTCCACAACGCCGTCCTCGCTTCCGGCACCTGCAACGGAAGCGCCTGCGCCGGTTCAGCCGCATTCCTCTCCAAGCTGAACCCCACCACCTCCGCTCCCAGCCTCGCGCTCTCCACCGACGCCTCCCCCAACATCACTCTCCGCAACCTAGGCTCAGCCACCGCCACCGACCTTCAGATCACCACCACCGAATTCACCACCTCCACCACCTGTTCCACTACGCTCCCACCCGCCTCCGACTGCGACATCGTCCTCACCGGCACAGGCCCCGGCAGCATCACAGCCCAAGCCAGCAACGCCACAACCCAAACCATTACCGTCCCCGCAATCACTGCTACAGCAAACCCCATCGTCCTCACCCCAAAAGAGCTCGACTTCGGCATTCAGACCTCAACCAGCCCCGCGACCACCCGCACCATCACCATTACCAACCTTGGCACGCAGACAAAAACCTTCGCCTCCAACCTGCAAGCCATCGGTACCCCGCCTTACACCATCACCCAATCTGCCAGCGACTGCCCTCTCGCCACCTCCACCACAAAATCTCTCGACCCCGGCGCCACCTGCCACATCACCCTAAGCCTCACCACCTCTTCCGTAGCCACCAACGACGGGCCCATCCAGGCCAACTGGACCATCGGCACCGGAGCAGTCCTACTCACCGCCTACTCGCAGGCCGCATCTCTCAGCGCATCCGCCTCCGAGATCGACTTCTGCACCCAATACACCCCCGCCTCAACCCCCAACCTGAACCTTCCCCGCTATCTCTATCTCTCAAACAACTCCGCCGCCTCCATCCCCCACACCCCAGTCACCCTCCCCGCATCCTCACCCTTCACCCTCACCGACTCCTGCCCCACCCAACTCGACCCCCACACCATCTGCCAGATCAAACTCACCTACTCGTCCCCGCAAACCTCTACCGACTCCACCACCCTCACACTCGACCAAGGCATCACCGTCCTGATCACCGGCAAAACCATCCCCCAACCCGGAGCCACCGGCTCCACCACGAACCCCAACCTAAGCGTCACCCCCGCATCCCTCACCTTCCCCAATGCTGTCCTGGTCACTTCAACCTCGAGCGCGCCGCAGAACGTCACCATCGCCAATACCGGCACTCAGCCCTTCACTCTCTCCCTCACCCTCACCGGCGACTTCACCGACACCAACAACTGCCCCTCAATCCTCACCGCAGGAACCATCTGCACCGTCTCCCTCACCTTTGCCCCCTCGCAGCCCGGCACCCGCCAAGGCCTCCTCACCGTCTCCACCGGAGCAGGCACCACCCCCGCCTACGTCACCCTCACCGGAACCGCCACCGCCATCCTCACCGCCAACAACGGCACCGTCGACTTCGGCAGCGTCATCATCGGCCAACCCTCGGTCCTCTGGTACAAGATCGCCCAGCCTTTCAGCCAATTCTCAGCCACCACCTCCACCCCCGACTTCACCGCCATCCTCGTCGAAGACATCGGCTACGGCCACGGCCAACCCCCGACCACAGCCTTCTCGACCACCGTCACCGGCACCTGCACCAACTGCTGGCTCGGCCTCCAGTTCATCCCATCCAGCACATCCCTCGAAACCGCGAATCTAACCCTTACCTCCGCCACCGGAGGCAACCCCTACGCCCTCAATCTCACCGGCACGGGCCTCGCCCTCACAGGCCTCCTCCTCACCCCCGCCTCGAACGACTTCGGCCCCATCCCCATCGGCAGCACCAGCGCCCCCGCCCTCTTCACCCTGACCAACGCCACGCCCTCGCCCATCACCCTCAACTCCACCACCGCCACCGGAGACTTCGCCCTAAGCACCGCCGCCTCAGCCGGAGCGCCCTGCACCGGCACCCTCGCCCCCAACGCCTCCTGCAACATCCAAATTGTCTTCACTCCCTCCATCACCAGCACCCGCACCGGAAACCTCACCCTGGACACCAGCTACGGCCCCGTCACCTCCGACCTCACCGGCTTCGGCTCCCCAAACACTGGCCTCGCCCTCAATCCCACCTCCCTCATCTTCAACAACGTCCCGGGCCCCGCTGCCACACAACAGACCATCACGCTCGCCAACACCGGCCTCTACACCCTCCAGATCGGAACCCCCACCAACACCAACACCAGCTTCACTCCCACCAGCGCCTGCACCACCCTCGCTGCGGGAGCCGTCTGCTCCATAGCCGTCACCTTCACCCCAGCCAGCGCCTACGTCAACGACACTCTTTCGATCCCCGTTACTTCCGCCGCCCCCGGCAACCCCACCAACACCTACACCGTCCCCCTGAGCAGCACCTACACCACACAAAACACCGGCCTGCAGATCACCCCAACACAAACCAACTACGGCCCCACGCCTGATTCCACCCTCGGCCTCACCCGCCAATTCACCATCAACAACCTCACCGCGAAATCCCTCACCCTCGCACTCGCACTCCCCCGCCAGTTCATCCTCGCCTCTCCCCCCTGCGCCGCCCTCGCCCCCAACGCCTCCTGCGACTTCAGCGTCACCTTCCTCCCCCTCACCAACGGCGACATCACCGGAACCCTCTTCGCCCAAGCCACCCCCACCGACGGCACCCCGGCCCTCAACGGCCTCGCCTACGTCGAAGGCTACGGCACCGGCACCGGAACCCTCGCCATCACCGGTCCCATCTCCCCCGGAAACCTCGTCAACTTCGGCCAGGTCACCTCCGGCCAATCCGCCACCCAGACCCTAACCCTCACCAACACCGGAGCCGCGCCCATCACCGTCCGCCGAATCACCTCCGGATGGCCCTTCCTCGCCACCTCCACCTGCGGCCTCACGCTCACGCAGAACCAAAGCTGTACCGTCACCCTCACCTACACCCCGCTCAACCAGCAAGCCACCGGAACCCCCTCCCCCCAGCGCAACAACGACGCCGGAGCACTCATCATCGAGAGCGACGCCCTCTCCAGCCCCGACGTCCTCGATCTCACCGGCGAAGCCGCACCCCTTCTCGTCTCCTCCCCCACCAACACCGCCCCCCTCATCTCCTTCGTCGCATCACAAAGCTCCCTCACCTTCGCCCCCACCGGAGTAGGCAACGCATCAACCCCGCAAACCCTCACACTCGCCAACACCGGAACCACCACCATCCACATCACCGCCCTCCAATCCACCCCAGACTTCACCGTCACCAGCACCTGCGCCACCCTCCTCCCCGGAGCAAGCTGCCCCATCACCGTCAGCTTCACCCCACAACTCCCCGGCACCCGCATCGCCGCCCTCGAGATCACCTCCGACTCCACCACCCCACTCGAATTCATCAGCCTCCTCGGCAACGCCACACCCGCAATCATCACCTTCTCCCCCACCTCGCTCGACTTCGGCACCGTCCTCGTCGGCACCACCTCGCAACTCCCCATCCAGATCACCAACAACAGCACCACTCCCGCCACCTTCACCAGCCTCACCGCAACAGGCGACTACGCCGTCACCGGAAACTGCCCCACCGCCAACAACACTCTGGCACCCAACACAAGCTGCACCGCGCAAGTCATCTTCACCCCCACCACCACCGGCACCCGCTCCGGCACCCTATCCCTCTCGAACTCCCTCACCACGCTCCCGCTCACCGTCCAACTCACCGGCATAGGAGCCCAATCCCACCTCCAGATTGCCCCGAGCACTCTTACCTTCGCCTCACTAGCAGTAGGCTCCTCCGCCAACCTCACCCTGACCCTCTCGAACACCGGCACCGCGACCCTCACCAACATCGCCCTATCCATCACCGGCGACTACGCCGTCACCACACCCTGCGGCCTCACCAAGCTCGCTCCCGGAATAAGCTGCGCCGTCACCATCACCTTCACCCCCACCACCACCGGAGCCCGCACCGGAGCCCTCACCATCACCAGCACCGACCAAAGCTCCCCCGCCACCATCCCGCTCACCGGAACCGGCATAGCCAACGGAACCTTCACCCTCACAGTCAACGGAGCCGCAGCTTCCACCGCAACCGTCAAGAGCGGCGAACCCGCCAATTATTCCCTCACCCTAACGCCCCAAAACACCTTCAGCGGAACCGTAGTCCTCAACTGCACCCCCATCAACCCCGGTCAATACGCCACCTGCTCGCTCCTCCCCTCCAACATCACCCTCGACGGCGCCGCGCAAAACGCCGTCGCCACCATCAACACCGTCACAGAAGTCACCACCTCCGCCAACCACCCAGACCACAACCCCAACACTCGAACCACCCCCTCGCTCCTCTGCCTGCTCCCCGCCGCTCTACTCTTCTTCTGGAGAGCCCGTCACCGAACCGCAAAAGTAACTCGCACACTACTGCTACTAACCCTCCTCACTGTCACCACTCTTCTCTCCTCAAGCTGTGGAAGCGGCGGCTCCGTAAACAGCAACAACACCAACCCCAATCTCCGCTACACCCCGCCCGGAACCTACCAATATCAAGTCACCGCCACCTCCACCACAGGCATCCAGATCACCCAAACCGTGACTCTCAACCTCATCGTTACCACCCAGTAG
- a CDS encoding ferric reductase-like transmembrane domain-containing protein: MRSYTTRVAVWIVLYLLFILAPLFALLAGSLPPARDFWTEFSVAIGYAGLAMMGLQFGLTARFRYVTEPWGEDVIYHFHRQISLIAVALVIAHPIILFAVRPELLVLLNSFTAPWRARFAAMSVYSLIALVVMAIWRVKLKISYETWHITHILLAIIAVAAGLAHMVGWAFYLVSPWKRTLWICMTIFWIGLLFYVRIIKPLFLLRRPYRIAEVHKERGDTATLVMQPEGHSGFRFTPGQFGWLTVWGSPFKITGHPFSFSSSAAAPDGRVEMTIRNLGDFTSTIHTLPVGKRVYLDGPYGAFTVGNPADMHVLIAGGIGITPMMSIIRTFADNGDKRPVILLYGSKDWESITFREELDALKDRLNLTIVHVIRNPPADWTGERGHITAEVFKRHLPPPYADHEYFICGADVMMDSIEKTLDELHVPISKYHSERYSFV; encoded by the coding sequence ATGCGTTCCTATACCACGCGTGTGGCTGTTTGGATCGTCCTGTATCTGCTGTTCATTCTCGCCCCCCTCTTCGCGCTCCTCGCGGGTTCGTTACCTCCCGCGCGTGATTTCTGGACCGAGTTCTCCGTCGCCATCGGCTACGCCGGCCTTGCGATGATGGGCCTGCAATTCGGCCTCACCGCGCGCTTCCGCTACGTCACCGAGCCCTGGGGCGAAGACGTCATCTACCATTTCCATCGCCAGATCTCGCTCATCGCAGTCGCCCTGGTCATAGCGCACCCGATCATTCTCTTTGCCGTCCGGCCAGAACTGCTCGTACTCCTCAACTCCTTCACAGCCCCCTGGCGAGCCCGCTTCGCAGCAATGTCCGTCTACTCCCTCATCGCGCTCGTAGTCATGGCCATCTGGCGAGTCAAGCTGAAGATCAGCTACGAAACCTGGCACATCACCCACATCCTACTCGCCATCATCGCCGTCGCAGCCGGACTCGCCCACATGGTGGGATGGGCCTTCTACCTCGTCTCCCCTTGGAAGCGCACCCTATGGATCTGCATGACGATCTTCTGGATCGGCCTGCTCTTCTACGTCCGCATCATCAAGCCACTGTTCCTCCTCCGCCGCCCCTACCGCATCGCCGAGGTCCACAAAGAACGAGGCGACACTGCAACGCTGGTCATGCAGCCCGAAGGTCATTCCGGCTTCCGCTTCACCCCCGGCCAATTCGGCTGGCTCACCGTCTGGGGAAGCCCGTTCAAGATCACCGGACACCCCTTCTCCTTCTCATCCAGCGCCGCCGCCCCCGACGGACGCGTCGAGATGACCATCCGCAACCTCGGCGACTTCACCAGCACCATCCACACATTGCCCGTCGGCAAACGCGTCTACCTTGACGGCCCATACGGTGCGTTCACCGTCGGCAACCCAGCAGATATGCACGTACTCATCGCCGGCGGCATAGGCATCACCCCCATGATGAGCATCATCCGCACCTTCGCCGACAACGGCGACAAGCGCCCCGTCATTCTTCTCTACGGCAGCAAGGACTGGGAATCAATCACCTTCCGCGAAGAACTAGACGCGCTAAAAGACCGTCTCAACCTGACCATCGTTCATGTCATAAGAAACCCACCAGCCGACTGGACAGGCGAGCGCGGCCACATCACAGCAGAAGTATTCAAACGCCATCTGCCGCCACCCTACGCCGACCACGAGTACTTCATCTGCGGCGCAGACGTAATGATGGATTCAATCGAAAAAACTCTCGACGAGCTGCACGTGCCAATCTCAAAGTACCACTCCGAACGCTATAGCTTCGTCTAA
- a CDS encoding M28 family peptidase, translating into MLRFRLAAATCTLTLLFTSVAPAQQQDGDKVDLGALNQIKNEAFQHSQVMENLFYISEVYGPRVNNSRNHRAAAEWAMQQMKSWGMQNVHLEKWGPFGDGWQIKKYYGALETPAYASLLGFPLAWTPGTNGPVTAEAVLAPLHSKEDFAKYKGKLKGKIVLIFDPRELELHTEAEAHRLTDAEIEARTKTPDPSRNGFGGGGRPGAAAPRPGEYTPATLSTAAPSGRVLRNQVNAFLKEEGVAVALTPGYNGDGGTIFASYGGSQDPKDPVGPPMAAITPEQYNRICRLLQHAITPKLTFDIETEYQKDDQMGFNVVGEIPGTTKSDEVVMVGGHFDSWQGGTGATDNGTGSSVAMEAVRILATMHKPMPRTVRVALWGGEEEGLYGSLAYVQQHFAPRDTMKKTPEYDKLDVYFNDDSGSGKFRAVSALGNAQLAAIFQSWIAPIKDLGIETVTGLTAGPTLQPGGTDSTSFSWIGLDGVGFMQDPLEYGTRTHHSNMDLYDRVQKGDVMQGAMIEAWFAYNAATRAEMLPRIETPAPSTK; encoded by the coding sequence CTGCTTCGCTTCAGGTTGGCTGCCGCCACCTGCACCCTGACTTTGCTATTCACTTCGGTCGCGCCTGCACAGCAACAAGATGGAGATAAGGTTGATCTGGGCGCTTTGAATCAGATCAAGAATGAAGCTTTTCAGCACTCACAGGTCATGGAGAACCTCTTCTACATCTCTGAGGTTTATGGACCGCGCGTCAACAATAGCCGCAATCATAGAGCGGCCGCAGAGTGGGCTATGCAGCAGATGAAATCGTGGGGGATGCAGAATGTGCACCTGGAAAAATGGGGTCCGTTCGGCGATGGTTGGCAGATCAAGAAATACTATGGCGCACTGGAAACTCCAGCATACGCCTCGTTGCTTGGTTTCCCTCTAGCGTGGACGCCGGGGACGAACGGACCGGTAACGGCTGAAGCGGTATTGGCGCCGCTGCACTCCAAGGAAGATTTTGCCAAATATAAAGGCAAGTTGAAGGGCAAGATTGTACTGATCTTCGATCCACGCGAGCTGGAGCTTCATACGGAGGCAGAAGCGCATCGCCTGACCGATGCGGAGATCGAAGCACGTACGAAGACGCCGGATCCTTCACGCAACGGCTTTGGCGGTGGTGGCCGGCCAGGAGCTGCAGCCCCTCGGCCAGGGGAGTACACGCCTGCGACGCTTTCCACGGCAGCGCCGAGCGGTCGTGTTCTGCGTAATCAGGTTAATGCCTTCCTGAAGGAAGAGGGTGTGGCCGTAGCGTTGACACCGGGATACAACGGCGACGGGGGCACGATCTTTGCCTCGTACGGCGGATCACAGGATCCCAAGGATCCAGTCGGACCGCCGATGGCAGCGATTACGCCCGAACAGTACAACCGTATCTGCCGCCTGCTGCAGCACGCCATTACACCGAAACTGACCTTCGACATCGAGACCGAATACCAGAAGGACGATCAGATGGGATTCAACGTGGTCGGAGAGATTCCTGGTACGACGAAGTCTGACGAGGTCGTGATGGTGGGTGGGCATTTCGATAGCTGGCAGGGCGGCACGGGGGCGACCGACAATGGCACAGGCTCGTCGGTGGCCATGGAAGCTGTGCGTATTCTGGCTACGATGCACAAGCCTATGCCTCGCACTGTTCGCGTGGCCTTGTGGGGCGGCGAAGAGGAAGGGCTCTACGGTTCGCTGGCGTATGTGCAACAGCACTTTGCTCCACGCGACACGATGAAGAAGACTCCGGAGTATGACAAGCTGGATGTGTACTTCAATGACGACTCGGGCTCGGGCAAATTCCGGGCTGTATCGGCACTGGGGAATGCGCAGCTCGCCGCTATCTTCCAATCGTGGATTGCACCTATCAAGGACCTTGGCATCGAGACTGTGACGGGCCTGACCGCCGGCCCGACGTTGCAGCCCGGTGGCACGGACTCGACCAGCTTCTCGTGGATTGGCCTGGACGGAGTGGGTTTCATGCAGGATCCGCTTGAATACGGCACGCGTACGCACCATTCCAATATGGATCTGTACGACCGTGTGCAGAAGGGCGATGTGATGCAGGGAGCGATGATCGAAGCATGGTTTGCTTACAACGCAGCCACTCGCGCCGAGATGCTGCCTCGCATTGAAACACCTGCCCCATCGACGAAGTAG
- the ribB gene encoding 3,4-dihydroxy-2-butanone-4-phosphate synthase, whose protein sequence is MFAEVAEAVAEIRAGRMVVVVDDEDRENEGDLTLAAEFVTPEAINFMAKYGRGLICLTLTEERADYLRLGPMTQENTSRFGTAFTESIEAREGVTTGISAADRAHTIKVAIDSKSTAQDLARPGHVFPLRARKGGVLVRAGQTEASVDLARMAGLVSAGVICEIMNDDGTMARVPDLVKFCEEHGLKMVTVADLIRYRLQNERYIHRVAESLMPTEHGDFRVIAYESEVEGDESHVALVYGDVTGEEPVTVRVHTHCLAGDVFSTKLCDCRVVMANSLRMIAEAGRGALVYLHNGTKGFGIDRGVTPSRVVFHREQRAREGHEDRTQRTLRQVGLGGQILSDLGIHKIRLLTNTLTHVPALQGFGIEIVEQVPVSLKVEQA, encoded by the coding sequence ATGTTTGCTGAGGTTGCCGAGGCTGTCGCCGAGATACGCGCTGGACGGATGGTGGTTGTGGTTGATGATGAGGATCGCGAGAACGAAGGCGATCTGACGCTGGCGGCGGAGTTTGTTACGCCGGAGGCCATCAACTTTATGGCGAAGTATGGGCGAGGGTTGATATGCCTGACGCTGACGGAGGAGCGGGCAGATTATTTGCGGCTGGGGCCGATGACGCAGGAGAATACTTCGCGGTTTGGGACGGCGTTTACGGAGAGTATTGAGGCGCGGGAGGGTGTAACGACAGGGATCTCGGCGGCGGATCGGGCGCATACGATCAAGGTGGCGATTGATTCGAAATCTACGGCGCAGGATCTGGCACGTCCGGGGCATGTTTTTCCGCTGCGGGCTCGCAAGGGTGGCGTGCTGGTGCGGGCGGGGCAGACGGAGGCTTCGGTCGATCTGGCGCGCATGGCGGGGCTGGTTTCGGCGGGTGTGATCTGCGAGATCATGAACGATGACGGCACGATGGCGCGGGTGCCGGACCTGGTGAAGTTCTGCGAAGAGCATGGATTGAAGATGGTGACGGTGGCGGATTTGATCCGTTACCGGTTACAGAATGAACGGTATATCCATCGTGTGGCGGAGTCGCTGATGCCTACAGAGCATGGGGATTTTCGCGTGATTGCATATGAGAGCGAGGTAGAGGGCGATGAGTCGCATGTGGCGCTGGTTTATGGCGATGTGACAGGTGAAGAGCCGGTGACGGTACGGGTGCATACGCATTGTTTGGCGGGCGATGTGTTCTCGACTAAATTGTGTGATTGCAGGGTGGTGATGGCGAACTCGCTGCGGATGATTGCTGAGGCTGGGCGCGGGGCTTTGGTGTATCTGCATAATGGAACGAAGGGGTTTGGGATTGATCGGGGAGTGACTCCGTCGCGAGTGGTGTTTCATCGCGAGCAGCGGGCTCGGGAGGGGCATGAGGACAGGACGCAGCGGACGTTGAGGCAGGTGGGTTTGGGTGGGCAGATACTATCGGATCTGGGGATTCATAAGATTCGTCTGCTGACGAATACGCTTACGCATGTGCCGGCGCTGCAGGGGTTCGGGATTGAGATTGTGGAGCAGGTTCCGGTGTCTTTGAAAGTGGAGCAGGCGTAG